TTATACTATTTTGCGGCTTCGGCAGCTGCCTTGGCGGCAGCGGCGCGAGCGCGGATTATACCCATTACCTGGCCTTTGGCGATTCTGATGTTGTCCAGAAGCGGAATGTAAGCAGGGCAGCTGTAGAGACAGCAGCCGCACTCGATACAATCCTGGACAGCATTCTGCTCAAGTTCATCCATCATGCCGGCCTTGGCGAGACGGTTGAGCAGGAACGGCTCGAGACCCATAGGGCAGGCCTCTGCACATTTTCCGCAGCGGATACAGTTGCTTTCAGGCTTACGTTTTGTCTGGTCTTCGGTAAGGAAGAGCAGTGCGCCGGTACCCTTGAGGGTAGCGGCATCCATGTTGGCGATGGCCTTACCCATCATAGGACCTCCGCTGATTATCTTTGCTGCCTCTGCAGGGATACCGCCGAGATAGTCAACGATATACTGGAGAGGAGTTCCGACCCTGACAAGGAGGTTGGCCTGCTTAGGGAAGCACTCGCCTGTGACGGTAACTGAATTGTCGACGATAGGCTTGTTCTTCTGGACGGCATCATAGACAGCGAGAGATGTAGCCACGTTCTGGACTACGGCGCCGACGCTGATAGGAAGGCCGCCGGAAGCAACCTGACGATGCATTACAGCGTCGATGAGCTGCTTTTCGCCGCCCTGCGGATAACGCATCTTCATGGTCATTACAGAAATACCGTCGAACTTCGGAGACTGGGCCTTGAGCTTGGCGATTACCTCATTGATATGGGCGATGGCCTCAGGCTTGTTCTCTTCGATTGCGATAGTACATGGCACGTTGCCGAGCACCTGCTTGATGATGGCTGCGCCGATGACTACCTGTTCGCCCTTCTCGAGGAGGGTGCGGAAGTCGGATGTGAGGTATGGCTCACACTCGCAGCCGTTGATTATGAGCATCTCGCACTTGCTGCCCGGAGGCGGAGCAAGCTTGACATGCGTAGGGAAGGTAGCGCCGCCGAGACCTACGACACCGCCGAGACGGATCTTGTCGAGGATGGCCTTGTTATCTTCAGGGATTTCAGTGATAAGGGTATCCGTAGTATCGATGCCCTCTGCCCATTCGTCACCCTCGACTGCGATCTCGATGCAGGTCTGCATGTTGCCTGCGAGATCCTTCCTTGGTCCGATGCTCTTGACAGTACCGGAAACTGAAGAATGGATGAAAGCCGATACGAATCCGCCCGGCTCTGCGATCGGCTGGCCCACCTTGACCTTGTCACCAACGGCGACGATTGGCTTTGCAGGGGCTCCGATATGCTGGGCTACGGAAATATATACGGTAGAAGGCGTAGGAAG
This portion of the Bacteroidales bacterium WCE2008 genome encodes:
- a CDS encoding electron transport complex protein RnfC, encoding MKNTFSIGGVHPHDGKISRECKIEVLPTPSTVYISVAQHIGAPAKPIVAVGDKVKVGQPIAEPGGFVSAFIHSSVSGTVKSIGPRKDLAGNMQTCIEIAVEGDEWAEGIDTTDTLITEIPEDNKAILDKIRLGGVVGLGGATFPTHVKLAPPPGSKCEMLIINGCECEPYLTSDFRTLLEKGEQVVIGAAIIKQVLGNVPCTIAIEENKPEAIAHINEVIAKLKAQSPKFDGISVMTMKMRYPQGGEKQLIDAVMHRQVASGGLPISVGAVVQNVATSLAVYDAVQKNKPIVDNSVTVTGECFPKQANLLVRVGTPLQYIVDYLGGIPAEAAKIISGGPMMGKAIANMDAATLKGTGALLFLTEDQTKRKPESNCIRCGKCAEACPMGLEPFLLNRLAKAGMMDELEQNAVQDCIECGCCLYSCPAYIPLLDNIRIAKGQVMGIIRARAAAAKAAAEAAK